From a single Natronorubrum tibetense GA33 genomic region:
- the smc gene encoding chromosome segregation protein SMC translates to MYIKALVLDNFKSFGRKTKIPFYEDFTVVTGPNGSGKSNIIDAVLFALGLARTRGIRAEKLTDLIYNPGHEDGNDSGGPREATVEVILDNSDHTLERTQVVNAAGSDDVGDVDEIRIRRRVKETEDNYYSYYYLNDRSVNLSDIQDLLAQAGVTPEGYNVVMQGDVTEIINMTPHARREIIDEIAGVAEFDAKKEDAFGELEVVEERIDEAELRIEEKRDRLAQLEDERREALRYRRLRREKEEYEGYKKASELEEKRADLESAQSKAEGLAEDLEELQRELDEREGTVLRLQEDLEDLNAEIERKGEDEQLRIKSEIEEIKGEISRLEDKIEASEEAIEEAESNRREAFVQIDRKQETIEELDGEMREHKLEKASITSEIQEREAERDELEAEIDAVDTEFDELKADLAERKDDLEEAKTSKNDLQREQDRLLDEARRRSNEISEKEETIEQRREEIPEIESKRSELERELEKAEKNRANIAGVVDDLKGEKRRLQSDVDDVDDDIQAKQQEYAELEANAGESGDSSFGRAVTTILNAGINGVHGAVAQLGNVAGEYAVACETAAGGRLANVVVDDDIIGQQCIDHLKSRNAGRATFLPMTDMNQRRLPNAPSDPGVVDFAYNLVEFDGQYSGVFSYVLGDTLVVEDLETARSYMGDYRMVTLDGDLVEKSGAMTGGSGGGSRYSFTGGGEGQLERVAKQITELQEEREELRDELRDVEERLDNARDRKTDAADEVRSIESSLESLADKRESVEDEIETLEDDLADLEDERESVDERMTEISGEIEEKTAAVEAIEADIDELETELADSKIPELTEQIEELEAEIDEREDRISDIDSKLNELSLEKEYAEDAIEDLHDDIETAQNRKAEHEDRIEEYETKIEGKRETLEDKHEAVADLEDELAELKDERGDLKEELSEARTNRDQQQDRVNAVESKLEDTRNTVGDLEWEIESLESEVGEYDPEDVPDHETVLEMIEYLTADMEAMEPVNMLAIDEYDDVRSDLEELEDARATLVEEAEGIRDRIEQYETQKKRTFMDSYDEIAAQFTEIFEKLSEGTGTLHLEDEADPFDGGLTMKAQPGDKPIQRLDAMSGGEKSLTALAFIFAIQRHNPAPFYALDEVDAFLDAVNADRIGEMVDELSEKAQFVVVSHRSAMLDRSERAIGVTMQQDNVSAVTGIDLSDDGAGDGEEVPASD, encoded by the coding sequence ATGTATATCAAGGCACTCGTTCTGGACAATTTCAAGAGCTTCGGCCGAAAGACGAAGATCCCCTTTTACGAGGACTTTACGGTCGTCACGGGACCGAACGGTTCCGGGAAATCGAACATCATCGACGCCGTCCTCTTCGCGCTCGGACTGGCCCGCACGCGCGGGATCCGCGCGGAGAAACTGACCGACCTCATTTACAACCCCGGTCACGAGGACGGCAACGACTCCGGCGGCCCCCGCGAGGCGACCGTCGAAGTGATTTTAGACAACTCCGATCACACCCTCGAGCGGACGCAGGTCGTCAACGCCGCCGGTAGCGACGACGTCGGCGACGTCGACGAGATTCGCATCCGCCGGCGGGTCAAAGAGACCGAGGACAACTACTACTCCTACTACTACCTCAACGACCGCTCTGTCAATCTCTCTGACATTCAGGACCTGCTCGCACAGGCCGGCGTCACGCCGGAGGGCTACAACGTCGTCATGCAGGGTGACGTGACCGAGATCATCAACATGACGCCCCACGCACGCCGGGAAATCATCGACGAGATCGCGGGCGTCGCCGAGTTCGACGCGAAAAAGGAGGACGCGTTCGGTGAACTCGAGGTCGTCGAGGAGCGCATCGACGAGGCCGAGTTGCGCATCGAGGAGAAGCGAGACCGACTCGCCCAGCTCGAGGACGAACGCCGGGAGGCGTTGCGATACCGTCGGCTCCGCCGCGAGAAGGAGGAGTACGAGGGGTACAAGAAGGCCAGCGAACTCGAGGAGAAGCGTGCGGATCTCGAGTCAGCCCAGTCGAAGGCCGAGGGACTCGCCGAGGACTTAGAAGAGCTCCAGCGCGAACTCGACGAACGCGAAGGAACGGTGCTTCGCCTCCAGGAAGATCTCGAGGACTTAAACGCCGAAATCGAGCGCAAGGGTGAGGACGAACAGCTCCGAATCAAAAGCGAGATCGAGGAGATCAAAGGCGAGATCTCGCGACTCGAGGACAAGATCGAAGCCAGCGAGGAGGCGATCGAAGAGGCTGAATCCAACCGTCGCGAGGCGTTCGTCCAGATCGACCGCAAACAGGAGACGATCGAGGAGCTCGACGGCGAGATGCGCGAGCACAAACTCGAGAAGGCCTCGATCACAAGCGAGATTCAGGAACGGGAGGCAGAACGCGACGAGCTCGAGGCCGAGATCGACGCCGTCGACACCGAGTTCGACGAGCTCAAGGCGGATCTCGCCGAGCGAAAGGACGATCTCGAGGAAGCCAAAACGAGCAAGAACGACCTCCAGCGCGAGCAGGATCGGCTGCTGGACGAAGCCCGGCGACGGTCGAACGAGATCAGCGAGAAAGAGGAGACGATCGAGCAGCGCCGTGAAGAGATTCCCGAGATCGAGAGCAAGCGCTCGGAGCTCGAGCGAGAGCTCGAGAAGGCCGAGAAAAACCGCGCGAACATCGCGGGCGTCGTCGACGACCTCAAGGGGGAGAAGCGACGCCTCCAGTCGGATGTCGACGACGTCGACGACGATATTCAGGCGAAACAACAGGAGTACGCCGAACTCGAGGCCAACGCGGGCGAAAGCGGTGACTCCTCGTTCGGTCGCGCGGTGACGACGATCCTCAACGCGGGGATCAACGGCGTCCACGGTGCGGTCGCCCAGTTGGGCAACGTCGCCGGCGAGTACGCCGTGGCCTGCGAGACTGCGGCGGGCGGTCGGCTCGCGAATGTGGTGGTCGACGACGACATCATCGGCCAGCAGTGTATCGACCACCTCAAGTCGCGCAACGCGGGCCGGGCGACGTTCCTGCCGATGACGGACATGAACCAGCGTCGACTGCCCAACGCGCCGAGCGATCCCGGCGTCGTCGACTTCGCGTACAACCTGGTCGAGTTCGATGGGCAGTACAGCGGCGTCTTCTCCTACGTACTCGGCGACACGTTGGTCGTGGAGGACTTAGAGACCGCTCGCTCCTATATGGGCGACTACCGGATGGTCACCCTCGACGGCGACTTAGTCGAGAAAAGCGGCGCGATGACCGGCGGTTCCGGCGGCGGTTCGCGCTACTCCTTCACCGGCGGCGGCGAGGGCCAACTCGAGCGCGTCGCGAAACAGATCACGGAATTACAGGAGGAACGGGAGGAGTTGCGTGATGAGCTACGCGACGTTGAGGAACGGCTCGATAACGCCCGCGACCGCAAGACCGACGCGGCCGACGAGGTGCGCTCGATCGAGAGCAGCCTCGAGAGCCTCGCGGACAAACGTGAGTCCGTCGAGGACGAAATCGAGACGCTCGAGGACGACCTCGCCGATCTCGAGGACGAACGCGAGTCAGTCGACGAGCGGATGACCGAAATCTCGGGCGAGATCGAGGAGAAGACCGCCGCAGTCGAGGCAATCGAGGCGGATATCGACGAACTCGAGACCGAACTCGCGGACTCGAAGATTCCGGAACTCACGGAACAGATCGAAGAGTTAGAGGCCGAGATCGACGAACGCGAGGACCGCATCTCGGACATCGACAGCAAACTCAACGAGCTGAGCTTAGAGAAGGAGTACGCCGAGGACGCCATCGAGGACCTCCACGACGACATTGAGACGGCACAGAACCGCAAAGCGGAGCACGAAGACCGGATCGAGGAGTACGAGACAAAGATCGAGGGGAAACGCGAGACACTCGAGGACAAACACGAGGCCGTCGCGGACTTAGAAGACGAACTCGCCGAGTTGAAAGACGAGCGCGGCGACCTCAAGGAGGAGCTTTCCGAGGCCCGGACGAACCGCGACCAGCAACAGGACCGCGTCAACGCCGTCGAAAGCAAACTCGAGGACACCCGCAACACCGTCGGCGACCTCGAGTGGGAGATCGAGAGCCTCGAGAGCGAGGTCGGGGAGTACGACCCCGAGGACGTGCCGGACCACGAGACGGTCCTCGAGATGATCGAGTATCTCACCGCGGACATGGAGGCGATGGAGCCGGTGAACATGCTGGCGATCGACGAGTACGACGACGTCCGGAGCGATCTCGAGGAACTCGAGGACGCGCGGGCGACGCTGGTCGAGGAGGCCGAAGGAATCCGCGACCGGATCGAGCAGTACGAGACTCAGAAGAAGCGGACGTTCATGGACTCCTACGACGAGATCGCCGCCCAGTTCACCGAAATCTTCGAGAAGCTCTCGGAGGGAACCGGGACGTTGCACTTAGAGGACGAGGCCGATCCGTTCGACGGCGGGCTGACGATGAAGGCCCAGCCGGGCGACAAGCCGATCCAGCGACTCGACGCGATGTCCGGGGGGGAGAAGTCGCTGACGGCCCTCGCCTTTATTTTCGCCATCCAACGGCACAACCCGGCCCCGTTCTACGCGTTAGACGAGGTCGACGCCTTCCTCGATGCGGTCAACGCCGACCGGATCGGCGAGATGGTCGACGAACTCTCCGAGAAGGCCCAGTTCGTCGTGGTCTCTCACCGCAGCGCGATGCTCGATCGCTCCGAGCGAGCGATCGGTGTCACGATGCAACAGGACAACGTCAGCGCGGTGACCGGCATCGATCTGAGCGACGACGGCGCAGGTGATGGCGAGGAGGTGCCAGCGAGTGACTAA
- a CDS encoding segregation and condensation protein A gives MTNEGPEEPKATKGASNTRTESEANRERGDRPENEFYTDGGKDDIPLNIAGHEDREPPGDPSDQTSNSSTGHRAPDAGESVLEFSEDGEISASGEDESGADSDDEVEPVELLVQLAKDGEIDPWDIDIVAVTDKFLEALDDADLRTSGRALFYASVLLRMKSDELFAPDEPEEDELPPWEAPFADEGPMDGGDPDADGGPPGFDPVEGLEAEMERRLERKQARGKPETLDELVRELRGAERGTWWKESRTYDTSDSPKGYDRGMQELNYHSGDDFRVDDEPTSDDVTHTTHEEDIEAVIDDVESELESQYEQGREEVLYAEIDGIGGTRVMTYLALLFLAHRGRVRLEQDELFGDLWVQDATVETEASEAIAD, from the coding sequence GTGACTAACGAGGGCCCCGAGGAGCCGAAGGCGACGAAGGGGGCCTCGAATACGCGAACGGAGAGCGAAGCGAACCGTGAGCGAGGCGACCGGCCCGAGAACGAGTTCTATACGGACGGCGGGAAGGACGATATCCCGCTGAACATCGCGGGTCACGAGGATCGGGAGCCGCCGGGTGATCCGTCGGACCAAACATCGAACTCGAGCACCGGTCACCGAGCGCCGGACGCCGGCGAATCAGTTCTCGAGTTCTCCGAAGACGGCGAAATCTCCGCGAGCGGTGAAGACGAATCCGGTGCGGATTCTGACGACGAAGTCGAGCCCGTCGAACTGCTGGTCCAACTCGCCAAGGACGGCGAGATCGACCCGTGGGATATCGATATCGTCGCGGTGACGGACAAGTTCCTCGAGGCGCTCGACGACGCCGACCTGCGCACCTCGGGTCGGGCGCTGTTCTACGCGAGCGTCCTCCTGCGGATGAAAAGCGACGAACTGTTCGCGCCGGACGAACCCGAAGAGGACGAACTCCCACCGTGGGAAGCGCCCTTCGCGGACGAAGGGCCGATGGACGGCGGCGACCCCGACGCCGATGGCGGGCCGCCCGGCTTTGACCCCGTCGAGGGCCTCGAGGCGGAGATGGAACGCCGCCTCGAGCGCAAACAGGCCCGCGGGAAGCCCGAAACGCTCGACGAACTGGTGCGGGAACTGCGCGGGGCCGAACGTGGAACCTGGTGGAAGGAGTCCCGAACCTACGACACGAGCGACTCGCCGAAGGGCTACGACCGCGGAATGCAGGAGCTGAACTACCACTCGGGCGACGACTTCCGGGTGGACGACGAGCCGACGAGCGACGACGTCACGCACACGACCCACGAGGAGGACATCGAGGCCGTCATCGACGATGTCGAGTCGGAACTCGAGTCCCAGTACGAGCAGGGCCGCGAGGAGGTGCTGTACGCCGAAATCGATGGTATCGGTGGTACGCGCGTGATGACCTACCTGGCGCTGCTCTTTCTCGCCCACCGGGGCCGGGTGCGCCTCGAGCAGGACGAACTGTTCGGCGACCTCTGGGTCCAGGATGCAACGGTCGAGACGGAAGCGAGCGAAGCGATTGCGGATTGA
- a CDS encoding MATE family efflux transporter: MSSGESPDESNLTEGSLVRPMFKLAWPLVVIQLLQVAYNVGDTFWLGALSPDAVGAVSLAFPLLFLVIAVGAGFTTAGAILIAQHTGADSGKGGLIAGQTISFISIVAVVLGMIGYFATQPMLDILPADSDTQEAILPLAADYLQIFFLGVPFVFGFFVFAALMRGYGNTRAPMRVMFISVVINLVIDPLLIFGVGPLPRLEIAGAAVATVISRGIATLIGFYLLYYTDVGPDIEFGHLRPRLEYVSEITRLGVPTALEQSMTALALVGMTAMVVTFPPAVVAAYGLGNRLISLAFLPAMGVGQATDSIVGQNLGAGKAGRAEKATWIASGVVAGIMFVAGALAFLFPEPFVAVFLTAEEAGRAETLDYGVTYLQFAAFAFVFMGVMQVIQGAFRGAGNTKTALAFAVIGLWIVRVPVTYYLIFVAGWGTTGIWTGVVIGDVVGATAAVAWFTRGTWKESLLDEEGDEGSDSTTGAPDSSEAESVAE, encoded by the coding sequence ATGTCCTCCGGCGAGTCGCCGGACGAGAGCAATCTCACGGAGGGATCGCTTGTCCGGCCGATGTTCAAGTTGGCGTGGCCGCTCGTGGTCATCCAGCTCCTGCAGGTCGCCTACAACGTCGGCGACACCTTCTGGCTCGGCGCGCTCTCGCCCGACGCCGTGGGCGCGGTGAGCCTCGCCTTTCCGCTGCTCTTTCTGGTGATCGCGGTCGGTGCCGGGTTCACGACGGCCGGCGCGATCCTGATCGCCCAGCACACGGGTGCCGACAGCGGAAAGGGCGGCCTGATCGCCGGCCAGACGATCTCGTTCATCTCGATCGTCGCGGTCGTCCTCGGCATGATCGGCTACTTCGCCACCCAGCCGATGCTCGATATCCTCCCGGCCGACAGCGACACCCAAGAGGCGATCCTCCCGCTGGCGGCCGACTACCTCCAGATCTTCTTCCTGGGGGTGCCCTTCGTCTTCGGCTTCTTCGTCTTCGCCGCGCTCATGCGGGGCTACGGCAACACCCGCGCGCCGATGCGGGTGATGTTCATCAGCGTCGTCATCAACCTCGTGATCGACCCGCTGCTCATCTTCGGCGTCGGCCCGCTTCCCCGCCTCGAGATCGCCGGCGCCGCCGTCGCGACCGTCATTTCCAGAGGGATCGCAACGCTGATCGGGTTCTACCTGCTGTACTACACGGACGTCGGTCCCGACATCGAGTTCGGCCACCTCCGCCCGCGCCTCGAGTACGTCTCCGAGATCACCCGGCTGGGCGTCCCGACGGCGCTCGAGCAGTCGATGACGGCGCTGGCGCTGGTCGGTATGACCGCGATGGTCGTCACCTTCCCGCCGGCGGTCGTCGCGGCCTACGGGTTGGGTAACCGGCTGATCTCGCTTGCGTTCCTACCAGCCATGGGGGTGGGACAGGCGACGGACTCGATCGTCGGCCAGAACCTGGGTGCTGGCAAGGCCGGTCGTGCCGAGAAGGCGACGTGGATCGCCTCGGGCGTGGTCGCCGGGATCATGTTCGTCGCCGGCGCACTCGCCTTCCTCTTCCCGGAGCCGTTCGTCGCGGTGTTCCTCACGGCCGAGGAGGCGGGGCGAGCCGAGACGCTCGACTACGGCGTCACCTACCTCCAGTTCGCCGCGTTCGCGTTCGTCTTCATGGGCGTCATGCAAGTGATTCAGGGCGCGTTCCGTGGCGCGGGCAACACGAAGACGGCGCTGGCGTTCGCCGTGATCGGCCTGTGGATCGTCCGCGTCCCAGTCACCTACTACCTCATCTTCGTCGCCGGTTGGGGGACGACGGGGATCTGGACGGGCGTTGTCATCGGCGATGTCGTCGGTGCGACCGCCGCCGTCGCGTGGTTCACGCGCGGCACGTGGAAGGAGTCGCTGCTCGACGAGGAAGGCGACGAAGGGTCGGATTCGACGACAGGAGCGCCCGACTCGAGCGAGGCCGAATCTGTCGCCGAGTAA
- a CDS encoding phosphoribosyltransferase has product MSDLPDDFDCTITTWEYIYGLCRDVSDEVRDDAFEPDVVVALARGGWFAGRCLCDFLGLDDLTSLKMEHYVGTAEKSGEPTVRYPMPEGSVEGKDVLIIDDIADTGGSIERAYEYVTDRDAGEVRTATLQLLGTSEYQPDYVGEHLDEWTWIVYPWNFIEDMVDLVSSVMDQADQESFTQEEIRHYLAEFHGIDRIEMEIAQPDRIPEVLNEMERRNVLESAGPGEWLLADD; this is encoded by the coding sequence ATGTCCGATCTACCGGACGATTTCGACTGTACGATCACTACCTGGGAGTACATCTACGGCCTCTGTCGCGATGTCAGCGACGAGGTTCGCGACGACGCGTTCGAACCCGACGTCGTCGTCGCGCTCGCCCGTGGGGGCTGGTTTGCGGGCCGGTGTCTCTGTGATTTCCTCGGACTGGACGACCTGACGAGCCTGAAGATGGAACACTACGTCGGAACCGCCGAGAAGAGCGGCGAACCGACCGTTCGCTACCCCATGCCGGAGGGCAGCGTCGAAGGGAAGGACGTCCTCATCATCGACGATATCGCCGACACCGGCGGCTCCATCGAACGGGCCTACGAGTACGTCACCGACCGCGACGCCGGCGAGGTTCGAACGGCGACGCTCCAGTTGCTCGGAACCAGCGAGTACCAACCCGACTACGTTGGCGAACACCTAGACGAGTGGACCTGGATCGTCTACCCCTGGAACTTCATCGAGGATATGGTCGATCTCGTCTCGAGCGTGATGGATCAGGCCGACCAGGAGTCGTTTACGCAGGAAGAGATCCGGCACTATCTCGCCGAGTTCCACGGCATCGACCGGATCGAAATGGAGATCGCTCAGCCGGACCGGATTCCGGAAGTACTGAACGAGATGGAACGGCGGAACGTCCTCGAGTCCGCCGGCCCGGGCGAGTGGCTGCTTGCAGACGACTGA
- the thiC gene encoding phosphomethylpyrimidine synthase ThiC produces MARTQIEAAREGTVTDAMKRVAERENREPEFVRKQVAEGQAVIPANVNHDTVDPMIIGREFATKVNANIGNSETTSDLEEELRKLHTAVHYGADTVMDLGTGSDLDEIRETHVEHSPVPIGTVPLYEAVKQAGGPEEITTELLLEVIEKQAEQGVDYMTIHAGILAEHLPLTDGRKTGIVSRGGSIMASWMETHGEQNPLFQVYDEICEIFAEHDVTFSLGDSLRPGCLADACDEAQYAELDTLGELTRRAWEHDVQVMVEGPGHVPMHRVAENVERQQEVCDGAPFYVLGPLVTDIAPGYDHITSAIGAAMAAEAGASMLCYVTPKEHLGLPDEEDVRDGLAAYRIAAHSGDVANERPGARDWDDALSEARYNFEWREQFGLALDPDRARNYHDQTLPEDNYKEARFCSMCGVEFCSMRIDQDVREGGEMERLESTTDLETSPAAEVNRPPVGTHESSDLPTVGDDNHSLEQVGDD; encoded by the coding sequence ATGGCACGGACACAGATCGAAGCCGCCCGCGAGGGGACGGTTACGGACGCGATGAAACGGGTAGCCGAACGCGAGAACCGCGAACCGGAGTTCGTTCGAAAGCAGGTCGCCGAGGGACAGGCGGTGATTCCGGCGAACGTCAATCACGACACGGTCGATCCGATGATTATCGGTCGTGAGTTCGCGACGAAAGTCAACGCGAACATCGGCAACAGCGAGACGACGAGCGACCTCGAGGAGGAGTTGCGAAAGCTCCACACCGCGGTCCACTACGGCGCGGATACGGTGATGGATCTCGGGACCGGCAGCGATCTCGACGAGATCCGCGAGACACACGTCGAACACTCGCCGGTGCCGATCGGCACGGTGCCGCTCTACGAGGCGGTGAAGCAAGCGGGGGGTCCAGAAGAGATCACGACGGAGTTGCTCCTCGAGGTCATCGAGAAACAGGCCGAGCAGGGCGTCGACTACATGACGATCCACGCCGGTATTCTGGCGGAGCATCTGCCCCTAACCGACGGTCGCAAAACGGGAATCGTCTCCCGGGGCGGCTCGATCATGGCCTCGTGGATGGAGACGCATGGCGAACAGAACCCGCTGTTTCAGGTGTACGACGAGATCTGCGAGATCTTCGCCGAACACGACGTCACCTTTAGTTTGGGCGACAGTCTCCGGCCCGGCTGTCTGGCCGACGCCTGCGACGAGGCCCAGTACGCCGAACTGGATACGCTGGGCGAACTGACCCGTCGTGCCTGGGAGCACGACGTGCAGGTGATGGTCGAAGGGCCGGGCCACGTCCCGATGCACAGAGTCGCCGAGAACGTCGAGCGCCAGCAGGAGGTCTGTGACGGCGCGCCGTTCTACGTCCTCGGGCCGCTCGTGACGGATATCGCGCCGGGCTACGACCACATCACGAGCGCCATCGGGGCCGCGATGGCGGCCGAGGCCGGCGCGTCGATGCTGTGTTACGTCACGCCGAAAGAGCACCTCGGGCTCCCCGACGAGGAAGACGTTCGCGATGGCCTCGCGGCGTACCGGATCGCCGCCCACTCCGGCGACGTGGCGAACGAACGACCCGGCGCGCGCGACTGGGACGACGCGCTCTCGGAGGCCCGTTACAATTTCGAGTGGCGCGAGCAGTTCGGCCTCGCGCTCGATCCCGACCGCGCCCGCAACTACCACGACCAGACGCTCCCCGAGGACAACTACAAGGAGGCCCGCTTCTGCTCGATGTGCGGCGTGGAGTTCTGTTCGATGCGGATCGATCAGGACGTACGGGAGGGCGGGGAAATGGAGCGACTCGAGTCGACCACCGATCTCGAGACCTCCCCCGCAGCCGAGGTGAACCGTCCGCCGGTCGGAACGCACGAATCGAGTGATCTGCCGACAGTCGGGGACGACAACCATTCCCTCGAACAGGTCGGCGACGACTGA
- a CDS encoding PhzF family phenazine biosynthesis protein has translation MDSIRIVQVDAFTDEPLAGNPAGVVPEADGLSDDQMQQIAAEMAVSETAFLRSSETADYRIRYFTPTQEVDLCGHATIGSFAHLRDEGLEAGTYTLETNVGELEIELESDGAVWMTQDTPQIREVDVGYDRVADALGVGQAALEGASDDIPLAVSSTGLPFLIVPITYLSDLGSADPDMHAIEELTEEVDATGVYLFTFDALDRESTLHGRMFAPGAGVPEDPVTGTASGSVSAYLDRFGAFDDDFPDELRLEQGHYVDRPGLVRARVGSAVQVGGRGVTVLDGSLVVPEDDEDEILEA, from the coding sequence ATGGACTCGATTCGAATCGTACAGGTCGACGCCTTCACGGACGAGCCGCTGGCCGGGAACCCGGCCGGCGTCGTCCCCGAGGCCGACGGACTCTCCGACGACCAGATGCAACAGATCGCCGCCGAGATGGCCGTCAGCGAGACGGCGTTCCTTCGCTCGAGCGAGACCGCCGACTATCGCATTCGGTACTTCACCCCCACTCAGGAGGTCGACCTCTGCGGGCACGCGACGATCGGCAGCTTCGCCCACCTCCGCGATGAGGGGCTCGAGGCCGGGACGTACACCCTCGAGACGAACGTCGGCGAACTCGAGATCGAACTCGAGTCAGACGGCGCGGTCTGGATGACACAGGACACTCCGCAGATCCGTGAGGTCGATGTCGGCTACGACCGCGTCGCCGACGCGCTCGGCGTCGGTCAGGCGGCCCTCGAGGGTGCGAGCGACGACATTCCGCTCGCGGTGTCCTCGACTGGACTCCCCTTCCTGATCGTCCCTATTACCTACCTCTCGGATCTCGGGAGCGCCGATCCCGATATGCACGCGATCGAAGAGCTCACCGAAGAGGTCGACGCCACCGGCGTCTACCTCTTTACGTTTGACGCGCTCGACCGCGAGTCGACGCTCCACGGCCGAATGTTTGCACCGGGAGCCGGCGTGCCGGAGGACCCGGTCACCGGAACCGCGAGCGGCTCCGTCAGTGCGTATCTCGACCGATTCGGCGCGTTCGACGACGACTTCCCCGACGAACTCCGCCTCGAGCAGGGCCACTACGTCGACCGCCCGGGGCTGGTTCGGGCTCGCGTCGGAAGCGCCGTACAGGTCGGCGGCCGCGGCGTGACCGTTCTGGACGGCTCGCTGGTCGTCCCCGAGGACGACGAGGACGAGATTCTCGAGGCCTGA
- a CDS encoding substrate-binding domain-containing protein has product MTSEPTADTKSGGMNRRTALKVAGGSAIAVALAGCGDLFQDDDDPLEDADVPDEPIEAGLQTFLEGAPAVLGVQAEMGAEVAVDRINENDGIAGREIELDVIEEGEEALENYQQFVNDGKDVTFGPISSGNHEAMVPEINDQGVINVATDGTVTTLYEEDHPPEDNQYSFRFQNHDVMEAMAAAVEAVELLGADEIETAAGINPGYAFGFDEQEIFAASIEQLADAEIVYEGEPDLGTDDMSTHIEQVNSEEPDVLFSSCWGGDATLLLEQGHGAGMFDNIELMVGPVLYGSANDLDEGLTDGPIRSGSRNFYWDQPSMERWDPGQELFDEVVNEYDEVPTAHFMSGYGAVTAWATAAEKAVRILGRWPEQDELAEVLTNHGFYTPAGYHTIGPDHQGYSNAHFGELAWDDDMDVAVLEDVNVYAPENVSPPQGQVSLEWIEGWE; this is encoded by the coding sequence ATGACATCTGAACCGACCGCAGACACGAAATCCGGGGGAATGAACCGACGAACCGCGCTGAAAGTCGCCGGTGGATCAGCGATCGCTGTTGCACTCGCCGGCTGTGGTGACCTGTTCCAGGACGATGATGATCCGCTCGAGGACGCCGACGTACCGGACGAACCGATCGAAGCTGGGCTCCAGACGTTCCTCGAGGGTGCACCAGCGGTCCTCGGGGTCCAGGCCGAAATGGGTGCCGAGGTCGCCGTCGATCGAATAAACGAAAACGACGGTATCGCCGGACGTGAGATCGAACTGGACGTCATCGAGGAAGGCGAAGAGGCCCTCGAGAACTACCAGCAGTTCGTTAACGACGGCAAAGACGTTACGTTCGGGCCGATCTCGAGCGGGAACCACGAGGCGATGGTCCCGGAAATCAACGATCAAGGCGTTATCAACGTCGCGACCGACGGGACGGTAACGACCCTCTACGAGGAGGACCACCCGCCGGAGGATAACCAGTACTCGTTCCGCTTCCAGAACCACGATGTGATGGAAGCGATGGCGGCTGCCGTCGAGGCGGTCGAACTGCTCGGTGCTGACGAGATCGAGACTGCCGCGGGTATCAACCCTGGCTACGCGTTCGGGTTCGACGAACAGGAGATTTTCGCGGCGAGCATCGAGCAACTGGCCGACGCAGAGATCGTCTACGAAGGAGAACCGGATCTCGGCACTGACGACATGTCGACGCACATCGAACAGGTCAATAGCGAAGAACCCGACGTGCTCTTCTCGAGTTGCTGGGGCGGTGACGCGACCCTACTGCTCGAGCAGGGCCATGGGGCCGGGATGTTCGACAACATCGAACTCATGGTTGGACCTGTGCTGTACGGCTCCGCGAACGATCTAGACGAAGGACTCACCGACGGACCGATCCGATCGGGGTCGCGCAACTTCTACTGGGACCAGCCGAGCATGGAGCGATGGGATCCGGGTCAGGAACTGTTCGACGAGGTCGTAAACGAGTACGACGAGGTCCCGACAGCCCACTTTATGAGCGGGTACGGGGCAGTGACCGCGTGGGCGACGGCCGCCGAGAAAGCCGTCCGAATCCTCGGTCGTTGGCCCGAGCAGGACGAACTCGCTGAAGTCCTCACCAACCACGGCTTCTACACGCCGGCCGGCTACCACACGATCGGTCCAGACCATCAGGGCTACTCGAACGCCCACTTCGGTGAACTCGCCTGGGACGACGACATGGATGTCGCTGTCCTCGAGGACGTAAACGTCTACGCGCCGGAGAACGTGTCGCCGCCACAGGGCCAGGTGTCACTGGAGTGGATCGAGGGCTGGGAATGA